DNA from Stutzerimonas decontaminans:
CAGTCGGTGGAGAGCTATGCGCTGCAACTGCGTGACGCAGACAATCGACCGAAGGATGATCGTCGCGGCCGTATGGCTCGAGGAGCAGCGTCGGCGAAACAGGTCTCGGTGACCATCAGTATCGGGGTGGCTGAGCGACAAGGGGAGCAGCGCAGCCCGGAGGAGGTGATCAAGGCCGCCGACCAGGCGCTGTACAGTGCCAAAAAAGCAGGCAGAAACTGTCTGCGAGTGCACGGCAGCGGCCGCGGTGCGGTGCGTATGGCCGAGCATTCGCGTTAGGGTTGCAGTGGTATTGATAGTGACCGGTAAAAACTATCTGGTCATAAAAAGACGCTTAATCCTGTCCTGGTTATTCGGTTAGACTCGCTGGAAACGGCCCATAGTGGCCGCAACCCAGTGTCTTGCGAGGAACCTTGCCATGGCCGACTACCAAGCGCCGCTGCGCGACATGCGTTTTGTCCTGAATGAAGTCTTCGACGCGCCGAAACTCTGGCAGTCGCTGCCAGCGCTGGCGGAGGTGGTCGATGCCGAGACGGCCGATGCAATTCTCGAGGAAGCTGGCAAGATCACCGCCAATAGCATCGCGCCGCTGAACCGCAGCGGTGATGAAGAAGGCTGCCGCTGGGACGCCGGGGCGGTTTCTACTCCTGCCGGTTACCGCGAGGCTTACCAGTTGTACGCCGAGGGCGGCTGGGTCGGCGTCGGTGGCGATCCGGCATTTGGCGGCATGGGCATGCCCAAGGTCATCTCGGCTCAGGTCGAGGAGATGATGAACTCCGCCAGCCTGGCATTCGGCCTCTATCCGATGCTGACGTCCGGCGCCTGCCTGTCGATCTACGCCCACGCCAGCGAGGAGCTCAAGCAGAAGTACCTGCCGAACATGTATGCCGGTGTCTGGTCCGGTTCCATGTGTCTGACCGAACCTCATGCCGGGACTGATCTGGGCATTATCCGCACCAAGGCCGAGCCTCAGGCAGACGGCTCCTACAAAGTCAGCGGGACCAAGATCTTCATCACCGGCGGCGAGCACGACCTGACCGAGAACATCATCCATCTGGTGCTGGCTAAGCTGCCGGACGCCCCGGCTGGCTCTCGCGGCATCTCGTTGTTCCTGGTGCCCAAGGTAATGGTCAACGAGGACGGCACGCTGGGTGAGCGCAACTCGCTGTCCTGCGGTTCCATCGAGCACAAAATGGGTATCCAGGCCTCGGCGACCTGTGTGATGAACTTTGACGGTGCCACCGGCTGGATGGTCGGCGAGCCGAACAAGGGCCTGGCTGCGATGTTCACCATGATGAACTACGAGCGTCTGGGTGTCGGCATCCAGGGCCTGTCGACTGGCGAGCGTTCCTATCAGAGCGCCATCGAGTACGCCCGCGATCGTATCCAGAGTCGCGCACCAACCGGGCCTGTGGCTCAGGACAAGGCGGCCGATCCGATCATCGTGCATCCCGACGTGCGTCGTATGCTGCTGACCATGAAGGCACTGAACGAGGGCGGCCGGGCGTTCTCCAGTTATGTCGCGCTGCAGCTCGACATCGCCAAGTTCAGCGATGACGACGAGGCCCGGCAGCGCGCCGAGGCTCAGGTCGCGCTGCTGACACCGGTAGCCAAGGCCTTCCTCACCGATATGGGTCTGGAAACCACGGTACATGGCCAGCAGATCTTCGGCGGCCATGGCTTCATCCGTGAGTGGGGGCAGGAGCAGCTGGTGCGTGACTGCCGCATTACCCAAATCTACGAGGGTACTAACGGCATTCAGGCGCTGGACCTGGTCGGGCGCAAGATCGTCGGCAGTGGTGGCACCATGTATCAGGCCTTCGTCGACGAGATCCGTGCGTTCATTGCCGATGCCAATCCTGAGCTGGCGGAGTTTGCCGAGCCGCTCAAGGCCGCAATGGACAATCTGGACGAGCTGACCGCCTGGGTTATCGATCAGGCCAAGGCCAACCCGAACGAAATCGGCGCCGCCTCGGTGGAATACCTGCATGTGTTCGGCTACACCGCCTACGCCTATATGTGGGCGCGCATGGCCGCAGTCGCGTTTGCCAAGCGGGAGGAGGGAGACTTCTACCAGAGCAAGCTCGGTACCGCGCGCTTCTATTTCGCGCGATTGCTTCCGCGAATTCATTCGCTGAGCGCTTCGGTGAAAGCTGGCAGCGAGTCGCTGTACCTGCTCGACGCGACGCAGTTCTAAGCGGCGCGGCTTAATCTAAAGGCAATATGAAATTATTTGGCCATGATGCGGAACGATTAAGTCGCCCCTTCGGTCATAAAAACCGCGCAATGTAAGCTTGGACTTACAGTTCTGCATCACGGATGACGCGGTGTAGGAAAAGGCTTACAAGGCGTGATGCACAATGGCTACTACAGGTCCGCAAGGGCAGGCAGTAATCTACTGGATAGGGACGTGGCGCATGGAAAGCGCGAATCAACAATACGGACCACACAGGGAGCGGTGCCAGGATGGCGCGCGATCATGGATGTCAGGATTCAGTCTGCAGAGCCCCGCTTCGGCGGGGTTTTTCTTTTCTGCTTAGTCCTCCTCCAGCCATTAGCCATTCAAATGGCCTTCTGGCGCCTCTGGCTTAGTCCGTCTTCCTAAAGCATCAATTCGGCAGGCACACGCCGGTTCCGCCCAGCCCGCAATATCCCCCCGGATTCTTTGCCAGATACTGCTGGTGGTAAGCCTCTGCGTAGTAGAACGGCGGCGCGTCGTCGATCTCGGTGGTGATGGCCGGAAAACCCGCTGCGCTCAGCCGCTGCTGGAAACGTTCACGACTCGCCTCTGCCTCGCTGCGTTGCTGCGCATCCATGCAATAGATCGCCGAACGATACTGGCTGCCGACATCGTTGCCTTGCCGCATCCCTTGGGTCGGGTTGTGCGCTTCCCAGAAAACGCGCAACAGTGTGCTGTAGTCGATCTGCTGCGGATCGAAGACCACCAGTACCGCCTCCGTATGTCCGGTGAGCCCGGAACAGACTTCATCGTACGTCGGGTTCGGCGTCAGGCCTCCGGCATAGCCTACGGCTGTGGTCCACACGCCCGGTAACTCCCAGAACCGGCGTTCTGCTCCCCAGAAGCAGCCCATGGCGAATATGGCTTGGGAAAATCCGGCGGGAAAAGGCGGCTGCAATGGGTTGCCGTTTACATAGTGGGCAGGCGGGACCGACATGGGCGTCGAGCGGCCGGGCAGGGCCTGCTCGGCAGTCGGCAGCGCCTGTTTGTTGACCAGTATCTGCGAGCGTAGCGACATGTTTGCCTCGATCGGTTTAGCGGGCTGGCAAGCTAGGCTACAAAAGCGCGAGTAACAGCGAAAGCTTGGCAACGACCACGCGTCGCCGAACTTGGCAAAAGCGCTTGGCTGAGCTCAGTGCCAGCGTGGGTAGCGGCGTAGGGCGTCGCTGAGAATGTTGCCGGGGATCGGCTTGTCAAACAGATAGCCCTGGCCGATGTCGCAACGGTGATGACGGAGGAACTTGAGTTGCGCGGCTGTTTCGATGCCCTCGGCGACGACCTTGAGATGCAGCTTGCGAGCCATGGCAATGACCGCGGAAGTGATCTCCATGTCGTCCTGATTGCCGGGGATATCCTTGATGAAGCTGCGATCAATCTTGATCACGTCGATGGGGAATTTCTTCAGATAGCTGAGCGAGGAATAGCCGGTACCGAAATCGTCCATGGCCAGGGTCAGGCCTAATGCCTTCAACCCTATCAGCTGTTGTCGCGTTTCTTCTGTTGCGTCGAGCAGCAGGCTTTCGGTCAACTCCAGCTCCAGCTGCGCTGGCGGAAGCTGCTCTTCCAGAAGGATGGCGGCGATCGAGCCAAGCAAGTCCGGGTCGGAGAATTGCTTGGGTGATAGGTTGATCGCTATTTGTGGCTTGCCCAGACCCAATGCCGACAATCTCACTCCCATGCGGCATGCTTCGCGCAGTACCCACTTACCGATGGGGATGATCAGGCCGGTTTCCTCAGCGACGCCGATGAACTGGTCCGGGCGGATCATGCCTTTTTCGGGATGGTTCCAGCGCAACAGGGCTTCCAGTCCTTGCAGCTGTCCGCTGCGCAGGCACAGCTTTGGCTGATAGAACACTTCAAGCTCGTTCTGCGTAAGGGCGCGTCGTAAGTTGTTTTCGACAAACAGCTTGTAGTTGGCCTCGGCGTGCAGGGCTTCGGTGAAAATCTGCACTTGATTCTTGCCGTTGGCCTTGGCCTTGTGCAGCGCCTGCCCGGCATGTTTCATCAGCGTTTCCGGGTCATGACCGTGCTGTGGCGAGCAGGCCAGACCCAGTGAGGCGCTGACGCTGATCAGCTGCTTGTCGACGAACAGCGGCTTGTCCAGCACACGCAGAACCTGATCGGCCAGCCGCAGCCCCTCATCCAGCATCATGTCGTCGAACAGCAGCGCGAATTCATTGCTGGCAAAACGCGCGAGCACGCTCTGCTGACTGAGGCCGTTACGCAATCGGCGAGCGAGACAGGTGAGCAGCTTGTCGCCGGTCTGGTGGCCCAGGCTGTCGTTGATTCGCTTGAAATTGTCGATATCCACCAGCAGCAAGCAAAGCCTGGGCTCGGCGCCAGCGGCAAAGCGCTCTTCGAGGCTGCGGATGAAGTACGGTCGATTGCCGAGGTTGGTCAGGTTGTCCGTATAGGCGAGGCGCTCGATATGCTGATGCGCCAGTTTGCTGCGCGTAATGTCCTCGTAGATGCCAATGTAGTGGGTCAGAACGCCCTCTTCGTTGAACACCTTGGAGATGGACAGTTGGCCCCAGTACGGCTCCAGATTCTTGCGCCGTGAACGGAATTCACCTTGCCAGCTGTTGGAATGGGCGAGCACCGATGAGGTATCGAATAGCAGCTCGCTGAGATTTTCCAGGGCTTTCAGGTCGGTCAGGCGCTGGCCGCGCACCTCGGCTGAGGAAAACTGGCTGATGCTGGTGAAGGCGGGGTTGACATACTCCACGCGGCCCTCCCGGTCGACCAGAATGAAGGCGCTGGCGCTCTGTTCTACGGCGCGCTGGAACAGGCTGAGCATATGCGTGGCGCTGAGACGCTGCTGGTTCGCCAGCACCTGTGCGTACTGGTCGGCCAGTTCTCCGGCAAAGGCGATCTCGTCAGCTTGCCATGTCCTCGGCTGACCGGCGTGTTGCAAGCTCAACACCCCAATCACCTCACCGCCGACCCGAATGCTGGCATCGAGCGTTGAGCGGATGCCTTGCGGGCGATGGAGATACTCGCTCAAGGCGCAGGTGCGGTGATCCTGCGAGACCTCCTGCGCATCGACAGCGCGGCCGCTTTGCAGGGCCTGCAGGTAACGAGGAAAGGGTGCCAGATCCAGTTCTGGCAGCGCCTCATAGCTGGCGCTGCCGAGTCTATAGCAGGCGACGGGCTCGAGATGGGTGCCGTTCAGGTGCCAGATTGCCGCGCGGTCGAGTTGGTAGACTTCACAGGCAGCTTGGGTGATCAGCTGCGCGGCTTCCAGCTGCGGATTAGCAGAGCTGTATCGGTGCCGCGCCAGTTTGACGATAAGTCCCTGTTGGGTGCGCGAACGCAGCATGTGCTCGATGTGCTCGTCCTGAGTTTGCTGATGCTGCTGTAGTGTGGAACGCAATCGTGCGTTCTGGGCTCTGAGGTCCTGATCCGAGTCGGGCTGCCGGCCCGCCATCAGGTAACCCCTGAGCATTTCCCTGCCGTACTGCTGCCAGACCTCACCCAGCTCGGTAATGTCTTGTACGCCCTCGGGCGTATGCAGCCGGTAGTTGACCGAATAATGGCTTCGGCTGGCGAGTTGTTGCTGGATTTCCTCATGCAGTTGATGACGAGCGCTGGGCTCCATCAGACTCGCGTACGGCGAGTCGATCAGCGAGCAGAGCTCGCTGGCTGACACGCCGAGCAACCGCTCACAGGCGGGGTCGAGAAATAGCAGCGTCCAGCTGGACTCGTTCAGCCGCTCGAAACGCAGCATGCCGAGCCGTGAAGGCACTGGCAACTGCGTCACAACCTCGGTCGCCAGGCGGCTGGCGGCATCGGTATGTATTTTCATCGAGCGGTTGGCTTCCAGTATGCTCCACGGAGTCGGGCTGGCTCGGGCTCCAGGCACCGTTCCAGTGAAGGACGATGGCTAAATAATATTAATTTCGGCAAGGGTGCATCATGCGACAGGGACTGACAAGTCGACTTGCAAAGTTAGTGATGGTCTCGGTTTTCTGGGCGATCGGCACGCCAGTGATGGCCGCAGAGCCGATCGAGTTCGGTTCTGACGAATCGGCTCATTACCTGGCTGAATTGAAGAAGCTTTATCTCACCACCAGTGATCGCGAGGCCCTTCTGGCGCACAGCAATGGCTTGCTGGACACCTATGCGTTGCGGGCCGGTTATCAAGTCGGTCAGACCAACCCCCAGGATTTTATCTACGAATTGAGCGTGGCTGCGCCGGGTGAGTTACGTATCCGTGAGGAGGTGCGCGGCAACAATGGCGGCGTCGCTGTGCGCAATCGCAGCTTGTCGGTGTTCGGCCTCGATCCCTACCTGCAGTATCAGTGTCCTGCGCAGGGGCCTAGCTGTTCCGTAAACAGCCCGGTCGACGGCCTGCCGCTGGTGGTTATCCTGCGCGACCCCAAGGGTGCAGAAGAGCTGGCGAAGGCGTTGTCGTTCCTGATCCGCAATCTGCAAAAGGGCTGACACAGCGGCCAGCTCCCCACTTGCCGGCATTCCAAGAGCATCTGAAGAAAAACGCCGCATTCTCGTGAGAGAACGCGGCGTTTTTTGTCAGTCGCAGATGTTTACAGCAGCATCGTACGGATGTCCGCCAGCAGCTCCGACAGACGCTTGGTGAAGCGCGCCGCCGCTGCGCCGTTGATCACACGGTGATCGTAGGACAGCGAGAGCGGCAACATCAGGCGCGGCTCGAATGCCTTGCCGTCCCAGACTGGCTGCATCGTGGCCTTGGAAACCCCGAGAATCGCCACTTCCGGCGCGTTGACGATCGGCGTGAAGCCGGTGCCGCCAATGTGGCCGAGGCTGGAAATGGTGAAGCAGGCACCCTGCATGGCGTCAGGCGAGAGCTTCTTGCTGCGCGCCTTCTCTGCCAGCTCGGCCGCTTCGCCAGCCAATTGCAGCAGACTCTTCTGATCCACGTTCTTGATCACGGGGACCATCAGGCCGTCCGGCGTATCCACCGCGAAACCGATGTGCACGTATTTCTTGCGGATCAGTGCCTTGCCGCTCGGCGCCAGCGAGCTGTTGAAGTCCGGCAGCTCCTTGAGCAGGTGCGCACAGGCTTTAAGCAGCAACGGCAGCACGGTGAGCTTGACGCCGGCCTTTTCGGCGGCAGCCTTCTGAGAGACGCGGAAGGCTTCCAGTTCGGTGATGTCGGCCGATTCGAACTGGGTCACGTGCGGTACGTTCAGCCAGCTGCGGTGCAGGTTGGCTGCGCCGATCTGCATCAGGCGTGACATCGAGACTTCTTCGACTTCGCCGAACTTGCTGAAGTCCACGGCCGGGATCGGCGGAATGCCGGCACCGCCCGAGGCACCTTCGGCCGGAGCCTGCTTGGCCTTGTGCAGCATGTTCTTCACGTAGGCCTGGACATCTTCCTTGAGAATCCGGCCTTTGGGACCGGTGGCCGGAACATCGGCCAGGTCGACGCCGTACTCGCGCGCGGTCATGCGAACCGCCGGCCCGGCGTGAACCTTGGTGCCGGCCTTGCTCGGACCGCTGACGGCCGGAGCCGGCGTCGCCGCGGCCTTGGCCTCCGGTACGCCCTGCTTGTTCGGTGCGACGGCCTGCTGCTGGGAAACGGCCTCTTGCGGCGTGACCTCGGCCTTTTTCGTAGGTGCGGAGCCCTGAACCTTGAGGGTCAGGATCAGATCGCCGGTCTTGGCATCGTCACCCACCTTGATCGACAGCGATTCCACCACGCCCGCCTTGGGCGCCGGAATTTCCATGCTGGCCTTGTCGGACTCAAGGGTGATCAGCGACTGGTCCGCCTCGACGCTGTCGCCGGCCTTGATCATGACTTCGATGACCTTGGCGCTGCCGCTGGAACCGATGTCCGGAATACGAACCTCTTCCACGGACTCACCGGCAGCTTCGGCGGGTGCTTCTGCCGCCTGCTCGGTCAGTTTCTCCTTGGCCGGGCTTTGTGCCTGGCTGGCCGGAGCACTGGCGGCGGCCTGCTTGCTCGCGGCGGCGCCCTTGAGAATCAGGATCAGATCGCCGGTACCAACTTCGTCGCCCACTTTGACCGAAATGCTCTCGACAACGCCGGCGGCTGGGGAGGGGATCTCCATGCTGGCCTTGTCGGACTCGAGAGTGATCAGCGGTTGCTCGGCGGCAATGGTGTCGCCAGCCTTCACTGATATCTCGATCACGCTGGCCTTGCCGGAGGAGCCGATGTCCGGAACCTTGATCTCCTGCGATTCGCCTTCCTCAGCCGAAGCTGACGGATTCTCATCGCCTGTAGGCGTGGGGGCCTCGGTCTCGTCGGCAGGGCCGCCGCTGCTTGCGCCGGCTGGCTCGGCAGCGGCTTGCGCCGGCGCCTCGCTGTCCTGTTCTTCGCTTTCCAGTTCGAGCAACTCGTCACCTTCTTTCAGGCGGTCGCCGAGCTTGACCTTCAAGGCCTTCACGACCCCAGTCTTGGGCGCAGGGATTTCCATGCTGGCCTT
Protein-coding regions in this window:
- a CDS encoding acyl-CoA dehydrogenase C-terminal domain-containing protein, with protein sequence MADYQAPLRDMRFVLNEVFDAPKLWQSLPALAEVVDAETADAILEEAGKITANSIAPLNRSGDEEGCRWDAGAVSTPAGYREAYQLYAEGGWVGVGGDPAFGGMGMPKVISAQVEEMMNSASLAFGLYPMLTSGACLSIYAHASEELKQKYLPNMYAGVWSGSMCLTEPHAGTDLGIIRTKAEPQADGSYKVSGTKIFITGGEHDLTENIIHLVLAKLPDAPAGSRGISLFLVPKVMVNEDGTLGERNSLSCGSIEHKMGIQASATCVMNFDGATGWMVGEPNKGLAAMFTMMNYERLGVGIQGLSTGERSYQSAIEYARDRIQSRAPTGPVAQDKAADPIIVHPDVRRMLLTMKALNEGGRAFSSYVALQLDIAKFSDDDEARQRAEAQVALLTPVAKAFLTDMGLETTVHGQQIFGGHGFIREWGQEQLVRDCRITQIYEGTNGIQALDLVGRKIVGSGGTMYQAFVDEIRAFIADANPELAEFAEPLKAAMDNLDELTAWVIDQAKANPNEIGAASVEYLHVFGYTAYAYMWARMAAVAFAKREEGDFYQSKLGTARFYFARLLPRIHSLSASVKAGSESLYLLDATQF
- the msrA gene encoding peptide-methionine (S)-S-oxide reductase MsrA produces the protein MSLRSQILVNKQALPTAEQALPGRSTPMSVPPAHYVNGNPLQPPFPAGFSQAIFAMGCFWGAERRFWELPGVWTTAVGYAGGLTPNPTYDEVCSGLTGHTEAVLVVFDPQQIDYSTLLRVFWEAHNPTQGMRQGNDVGSQYRSAIYCMDAQQRSEAEASRERFQQRLSAAGFPAITTEIDDAPPFYYAEAYHQQYLAKNPGGYCGLGGTGVCLPN
- a CDS encoding bifunctional diguanylate cyclase/phosphodiesterase, whose amino-acid sequence is MKIHTDAASRLATEVVTQLPVPSRLGMLRFERLNESSWTLLFLDPACERLLGVSASELCSLIDSPYASLMEPSARHQLHEEIQQQLASRSHYSVNYRLHTPEGVQDITELGEVWQQYGREMLRGYLMAGRQPDSDQDLRAQNARLRSTLQQHQQTQDEHIEHMLRSRTQQGLIVKLARHRYSSANPQLEAAQLITQAACEVYQLDRAAIWHLNGTHLEPVACYRLGSASYEALPELDLAPFPRYLQALQSGRAVDAQEVSQDHRTCALSEYLHRPQGIRSTLDASIRVGGEVIGVLSLQHAGQPRTWQADEIAFAGELADQYAQVLANQQRLSATHMLSLFQRAVEQSASAFILVDREGRVEYVNPAFTSISQFSSAEVRGQRLTDLKALENLSELLFDTSSVLAHSNSWQGEFRSRRKNLEPYWGQLSISKVFNEEGVLTHYIGIYEDITRSKLAHQHIERLAYTDNLTNLGNRPYFIRSLEERFAAGAEPRLCLLLVDIDNFKRINDSLGHQTGDKLLTCLARRLRNGLSQQSVLARFASNEFALLFDDMMLDEGLRLADQVLRVLDKPLFVDKQLISVSASLGLACSPQHGHDPETLMKHAGQALHKAKANGKNQVQIFTEALHAEANYKLFVENNLRRALTQNELEVFYQPKLCLRSGQLQGLEALLRWNHPEKGMIRPDQFIGVAEETGLIIPIGKWVLREACRMGVRLSALGLGKPQIAINLSPKQFSDPDLLGSIAAILLEEQLPPAQLELELTESLLLDATEETRQQLIGLKALGLTLAMDDFGTGYSSLSYLKKFPIDVIKIDRSFIKDIPGNQDDMEITSAVIAMARKLHLKVVAEGIETAAQLKFLRHHRCDIGQGYLFDKPIPGNILSDALRRYPRWH
- the aceF gene encoding dihydrolipoyllysine-residue acetyltransferase; protein product: MSETIRVPDIGSGEGEVIELFVKVGDRIEADQSILTLESDKASMEIPAPKTGVVKALKVKLGDRLKEGDELLELESEEQDSEAPAQAAAEPAGASSGGPADETEAPTPTGDENPSASAEEGESQEIKVPDIGSSGKASVIEISVKAGDTIAAEQPLITLESDKASMEIPSPAAGVVESISVKVGDEVGTGDLILILKGAAASKQAAASAPASQAQSPAKEKLTEQAAEAPAEAAGESVEEVRIPDIGSSGSAKVIEVMIKAGDSVEADQSLITLESDKASMEIPAPKAGVVESLSIKVGDDAKTGDLILTLKVQGSAPTKKAEVTPQEAVSQQQAVAPNKQGVPEAKAAATPAPAVSGPSKAGTKVHAGPAVRMTAREYGVDLADVPATGPKGRILKEDVQAYVKNMLHKAKQAPAEGASGGAGIPPIPAVDFSKFGEVEEVSMSRLMQIGAANLHRSWLNVPHVTQFESADITELEAFRVSQKAAAEKAGVKLTVLPLLLKACAHLLKELPDFNSSLAPSGKALIRKKYVHIGFAVDTPDGLMVPVIKNVDQKSLLQLAGEAAELAEKARSKKLSPDAMQGACFTISSLGHIGGTGFTPIVNAPEVAILGVSKATMQPVWDGKAFEPRLMLPLSLSYDHRVINGAAAARFTKRLSELLADIRTMLL